A genomic stretch from Microplitis mediator isolate UGA2020A chromosome 10, iyMicMedi2.1, whole genome shotgun sequence includes:
- the LOC130676121 gene encoding protein CLP1 homolog, with translation MTEDKGCQIFNLDPESELRFEVKGKNEKIILELKNGLAEVFGAELIKGRKYEFGFGFKIGVFTWQGCTVELTGNTIPEVAKQTPMGLYLNCHAAMERMRESAEKNNTAGPIIMIAGPMDVGKSTLTKILLNYAARMGRKPIYVDLDVGQGQITIPGIIGALPIDKPSDVVDGFNSQGSVAFHFGYKGPGSNILLYNHLVSRIAEVCFDRMETNKKDKASGIIINTCGWVHGTGYKLLTHVAQAFEVDAIIVLDHEKLYNALVKDIPDFVKVVLLPKSHGVVNRDTPQRRISRNMRISEYYYGTKKPLTPHTFDVKWSDVRIFNVGTPVTGGSTVPVTSKSKAIKLIPVTPGPNLKHHMLSISLADPAKDDVVQTNIAGFVCITNVDVGRRTFTLLSPLPGPLPSNVLLLSDIMFSGNK, from the exons atgacTGAAGATAAAGGATGCcagatatttaatttagatCCCGAAAGTGAATTACGTTTTGAGGttaaaggaaaaaatgaaaaaataatactagAG ctcAAGAATGGATTAGCTGAAGTATTCGGAGCAGAATTAATAAAGGGAAGAAAATATGAGTTTGGCTTTGGATTTAAAATTGGAGTATTTACATGGCAGGGGTGTACAGTTGAGTTGACCGGAAACACGATTCCAGAAGTTGCTAAACAAACTCCAATGggtctttatttaaattgccATGCCGCCATGGAACGAATGCGAGAAtccgctgaaaaaaataatactgctGGACCAATTATCATGATTGCTGGACCAATGGACGTGGGTAAATCAACTttgactaaaattttattgaattacgCCGCAAGGATGGGAAGAAAACCCATTTATGTTGACCTGGACGTTGGTCAAGGGCAAATAACAATTCCGGGTATAATCGGAGCGCTGCCAATTGACAAACCATCGGATGTCGTTGATGGGTTCAACAGCCAGGGGTCTGTTGCTTTTCATTTTGGTTATAAAGGACCTGGTTCCAATATTTTGTTGTACAATCATCTGGTTTCGAGGATCGCTGAGGTCTGTTTCGACCGTATGGAGAcgaataaaaaagataaagcGTCgggaataattataaatacttgCGGATGGGTACATGGTACTGGTTATAAATTACTGACTCATGTTGCTCAGGCATTTGAAGTTGATGCCATTATTGTTTTGgatcatgaaaaattatataacgCGCTTGTCAAAGATATTCCGGACTTTGTTAAAGTCGTTTTACTGCCTAAAAGCCATGGAGTTGTTAATAGAGATACTCCACAGAGAAGAATATCAAGAAATATGCGGATCAGTGAGTATTATTATGGCACTAAAAAACCATTGACTCCTCACACCTTCGATGTAAAGTGGAGCGACGTCAGGATATTTAACGTTGGTACTCCAGTCACTGGGGGTTCAACTGTACCAGTAACGTCGAAAAGTAAAGCCATTAAATTAATTCCTGTGACACCTGGACCTAATTTAAAACACCACATGCTGTCTATTTCACTAGCTGATCCTGCAAAAGATGATGTTGTGCAAACGAATATAGCTGGTTTTGTTTGCat aacaaatGTGGACGTTGGAAGACGAACTTTTACACTTCTCAGTCCTCTACCAGGGCCGTTGCCAAGTAACGTTTTACTTCTTTCTGATATTATGTTTTCggggaataaataa